The DNA segment GCGCGAAAGGCATCATCCGGCTTTTCAAAGTTTGAGCTGGTCGATAACACCATGGCATCCTCAACTATTACCCGATGCGCGCTTGAGCGCCGCATCGATCGCGTTGCGCGTCGGCCGGCGAAAGCGCGCGGCGACATAGCCGTCCGGCCGGAGCAGATAAGCGGTTCCGGGTTCGGCATCGTAACGCGCCAGGAACGTCTCGATCGCATCGAAGATACCCCCAATCCGGACGACGCCGACGCCGTCGGGCCAATCGGCCACCGCACCGTTTGCAAATTCGAGGATCGTAAATCCTCCGCCAACTGCCTTGAAGGCATCGGTGAGATATTCCAATCCGCTTTCAGCGGTTGCGATCGGCGCATCCCGCATCGACGCACCGGGTCTCACGCCTCCACGCCATGCGTCAACGTCTGGGGTCGAGAGCGGCGAATCGTAGGTCGAGGGCACCGACAGCCGGCCGGCATTGACCATCCGCTTGCCGAACTCAGTTTCCTTTGCCAGCGACAGCACCGCCTTGCGCAGACGCGCTTCGTAGGGCGAATTCGGCGCCATGAAGTCGGTCGAGCGGGTGGATTCGCGAATATTTTCGTCGGCCGCCTGGCTGCGCTCAACGTGATAGCTTTCCAGCAGCGTTTCGGGCGAAGTCCTGCGCAACACGCGATCGAGCTTCCAGCCGAGATTTTCGGCATCCTCGAGCCCCGAATTGGCGCCGCGCGCCCCGAATGGCGAAACCTGATGCGCCGCATCACCGGCAAAGATGACCCGGCCATGGACGAACCGCGCCATGCGCCGGCACTGGAATTTGTAGAGCGATATCCACTCGAATTCGAACTGATCGTGACCGAGCATGCGTGCGATTCGCGGCCGCACATTTTCCGGCCGCTTCTCCGCAACGGGATCGGCGCTGCGATCCAGCTGCAAATCGATGCGCCAGACATCGTCCGGCTGCTTGTGCAGCAAGGCCGATCGCCCGGCATGGAACGGCGGATCGAACCAGAACCAGCGCTCGGTCGGAAATTCGGCCGTCATCTTGACGTCGGCAATGAGAAACTGATCCTCGAACACCTGCCCCGCGAAGTCGGCGCCGACCATCTGCCGCAGCGACGAACGCGCGCCATCGCAGGCCACGACATAGCTGGCACCGATGCGATAGACGCCTTCGGGCGTCTCGATCGAGACGACCACGTGATCGTTGCGCTGTTCCAGCCCAATCACCCGGTTACGCCATCGCAGGGAAATGCCGGGCAGTTCCAAGACGCGATCGACCAGATAGGCCTCGGCGTAGAACTGCTGGAGATTGATGAAGGCCGGGCGCTTGTGCCCCCACTCGGGCAGCAGATCGAACTGGTAGAGCAGCGAGGGGCCGTGAAAGATCTTGCCGATCTGCCAGACCACACCCTTGTCGACCATGCGTTGGCCGACACCGAGCCGGTCCCAGAATTCAAGCGAGCGTTTCGAAAAACAGATGGCGCGTGAACCCTCGCCGATACGGTCAGCGTCGTCGAGCAGCACGACCGGCTGCCCACGTTGCGCGAGGTCGATCGCGAGCGACAACCCCACCGGCCCGGCGCCGACCACGACCACCGGATGCATGGCAATGTCAGTCCCGGCGCGGTCCTGATCAGCGTGGCGCTGGAAACCAAACCGCGTCCTGGCCCCAATGTCGGCCTGGGTATTGCCGTGTGTCATCTAGTGATCCGATTCCAACATTCGGATTGCGAACCCGCGGCCAGGTGAGAGCGAATGTCAAATCCACTTCACTAGCCTCTGGCCAGAAGAAAGCGGTCCTGTTAAATTAGTTTCAGTTGCAACTATCTTAGACCCGCCGCGTCGCCGGCGCAACCCGCATTGGAACCATTTTGGCCAAGACACCGCTCGATTTGTTCCGCTTTATGCCGTTCCGCCTCAACCGCCTCGCGGCGGAAGTCAGCAATGCACTGTCCATCGAATATCGCGAGCGCTATGGCCTCGACATTCCGGAGTGGCGGGTGTTGGCAACGATCGGCTTTTGTGAGGGCCCCTGCACTGCCCGATATATTTCGCATTGTACCCGCACGCATAAATCGACGATCAGCCGGGCTGTCACGACGTTGCTGCGGCGAAGGATTATCGAACGGGTCGCGAACGTAAACGACCGCCGCGAATTCGCCCTTCAGCTCACGCCCAAGGGACGCGCGCTCTACAAGGAATTGATCCCGCGCCTACTGCGCAAGGAACAGCAAATTCTCTCTTGCTTGTCGGCGCAGGATCGCAAGAAGTTCGCGGCAGCGCTCGGCAAGATCGAAGGCTATCTTGGTCTCGTGCAAACGATCGAGGAAGCCGGAAAGACCGGCACATATTGAAGCGCGGCGCCTTCGCTTTCATTTCACGGCGGTCACGACGATCTCGACGATATGCGGCGGCTCCAGTTCGACGCCGATGCAGGCACGCATCGGCGGATTGGCCCGGTCGACCCACTCGTCCCAGGCGCGGTTCATCTCGCTCTTCAGCGCCATGCCATTGATATAGACGATCGCCGACAGGATCTTGCCCTTGCCGGACCCGCATAGCGCGAGGCCCTCGTCGATCCGCGCCAGCGCCTTCTGAGTCTGCTCGTACATCGATGGCGTGACGGGATCGGGCGCGACCGCCACGGTGAGCACGAGATCGTCGTGAACGACGGCGCGGCTGCGCGTCGGCGTCAAACCTGGAAATCGGGTGATCATGCTGGCTCGTCTCCTGGTGTGGCGACACTGACGTTCCTTTCAGTGTGGCCCCGAGTTCTTCGAAGGAATGTCAGAACCGGGACACTAGCGCGCAAACTTATTTGGCAAAGGAACGCGACGGCGCCTGGTGCAGAGCGAAGGCATCGGTCTTGTCGCTGGCCCGCGGATAGATCTCGGCGACCAGCGGATCGTGACCTGGAATGATGCGATCGGGATGGCCGGCGAGGCGTTCGGCGGTTTCCCAGCCCGTGCACATGTCGCCGATATTGTAGACGATCGGAAACGGGCTGCGGCGATGGAGGTTGCCGTAGAAATGCGCCGCGTCCGACGCCAGCACGACCGGCCCTCGCGCCGTGGCAACCCGCACCACCTGCAAGCCGTCGGAATGACCACCGACATGATGCACCGTGACGCCGGGGGCGACTTCGCCCTCGCCCGCGTGAAAGGTCACGCGCTCGCCGTAAACATGGCGCACCATCAAGGTCACATGCTCGACCGAAAACGGATGACGGAGCGCGCCAAAACACATGCAGCGGCCGGTGGCGTAGCTCATCTCACGCTCTTGCAGGTGAAAACGCGCCTTCGGGAACAGGTCCAGATTGCCCGCGTGGTCGTAATGCAGATGAGTGACGATGACATCGCCGATTGCCTCCGGGCTGACACCGAAGCGCTTCAGCGCCTCCGCCGGGTTCAGCGTGAGCTTGCGGCTGCGCGCCGCGGCCTCTTCGGCATTGAATCCGGTATCGACGAGGATATTGCGGCCACCGCCCCGGACTAGCCAGACAAAATAATCGAGATCCGACGCTGCGGTCTCGTGCGGGTCGGGCGTGATGTAGTTCATGTTGGGGGTGCGCGGCGACATGGTCGCGTAGCGGAGCGCATAGATTTCGTAGGTCGTTTCCATCGGTTCTGCTTCTTTTGTTTGGTCCGGCCCCCAGCAAGCCACTGCCGTGCCAAAAGGTCAAACCGCCAAACCCGGCATGCGGCCATACGAAAATGGCAGTCAACGGCGATGTGTCAGCGCGATGACGCCCGCGGCGCCTGCTTCGCCGGATCGAGCGCGGGACTTCATGTTGACTGTCGTGCGCGGCGATTTGCCAGACCGTCAGCGGTTGACACCCGCGATAGGCGCGCGGTTTGATAATGCGATTTTCGTGAGATAAAGTTGCGGGCGCGCGAGTTCGGGGCAGGTGTTTAGTACCTGAACCGACTTTGGAAATTGGCTGGACGGGAGCAGAATGACTATCCGCCTTTCATTGCTGGCTCTTTTGGCCTTTTCGCTCGCGCCGATGGTGCCCTCCGCGGCGATCGCCGCGGACCGGTTTGCGCTTGTGATTGGCAACGCAAAATATCCCGACGCGGATGCGCCGTTGAAGGAGCCGGTCAGTGACGCGCGCAGCGTTGCCGACGAGCTCAAGCGGGACGGCTTCACCGTGGAAACCGGCGAGAACCTGACCGGCGAGGGAATGCACAAGGCGCTCGAGCGTCTCTATGGCCACATCAAGCCGGGAAATGTGGCGCTGATTTTCTTCAGCGGCTTCGGCATTCAGTCCAACCGCCAGAGCTTCATGATACCGGTCGACGCCCAGATCTGGACCGAGGCGGACGTTCGGCGCGACGGCATCAGCCTCGAAACCGTCCTTGGCGAATTCAACAACCGTGGCGCCGGCGTCAAGATTGCGCTGATCGACGCATCCCGCCGCAATCCGTACGAGCGCCGCTTCCGCAGTTTCTCTGCCGGCCTTGCACCGGTGATTGCGCCGAACGGCTCGCTGGTGATGTATTCGGCGGCGCTCAGCTCCGTGATGTCCGACAATGGCGGCGACCACAGCCTGTTCGTTCAGGAACTGCTCAAGGAAATCCGCGTTCCCGACCTGATGGCGGAAGAGACGCTCAACCGGACGCGCGTCGGCGTGACGCGCGCCTCGCGCAGCGAGCAGGTCCCCTGGATTTCGTCCTCGCTGGCTGAAGACTTCTCGTTTATTCCGGGGGCCAAGTCGGCCGTAGCCGCTCTCCCACAACAGCCGGCTGCCGATCCCACGCCTCCATCACCGCCGCCGCCAGCCTCTCCGCCACCTGCGGCTCAGCCGGCTGCGCCACGGGTCGATCCGCCTGCGCCGCCAAAGGCCGAGACGCCGATCCTGCCGCCGCCTGACAAGCCGGCGGTGGCGACCCTTCCGAGCAACGATCCGCCGCCTCGGCCACCCTCGCCCTCGCTCGCCGATGATCCGACCATCAAGAGCCTGACGGCCAAGCTCGTGGAAAACCCGGATGATGCCGGTGCTCTGTACCGGCGTGGACAGGTCTATGCGAGCAAGGGTGCCTATGACCTTGCGATCAAGGATTTCGGCGACACGATCCGCCTCAATCCGAAGGACGTCGAAGCCTACAACAACCGGTGCTGGGTGCGTGCCGTGACCGGTGAGTTGCAGGCGGCCTTGAGAGACTGCAACGAGGCGCTTCGGTTGCGCCCGAATTTCGTCGATGCGCTCGACAGCCGTGGATTGGTCAACCTGAAGAGTGGCTTGAGCAAGAACGCCATCGCTGATTTCGATGCTGCCCTCAAGATCAACCCGCGGCTGACGTCGTCGCTATATGGCCGCGGACTGGCCAGACAGCGCAGCGGCGCCGCTTCGGACGGCGAGGTCGACATCAATAACGCGAAGGCGATGGACCCGAACATCGTCAAGGAATTTGCAGACTACGGCGTGCGCTGAGGTAAGACCTCCAGGCGCACGGCCTCTCGAGGTTCGGTTCACGGGGCCGTTCCGAACCGACTTTCATGCGAATGCGTCCCTGAAGGAGAATTGGCAATGTCCCTGAGCCCGGCAAAGCGTGTCTCCGTCGCGATCCTCTCGCTCTTCGCCCTCGCTATTGCGTTTTCGTTTCATGCCGCCGGCGCGGAGGAGGCCACCGAAGACCAGATTCTGAGGGCGCTTTCCCCGGCGAAGCCGCAGGCTCTCACGCGCAGTCTCTCGATGGGACCCCCGGCACAGGACAATCCGGCGGCGACCGAGGCCGAAAGCAAGCTCGTGCAGTCGCTGCACAACCGGCCATCGCGCTCGCTATCGATGGGCGAGCGCGAGCAGATCGCCGCCATCGTCAAGGACAAGCCGAAGATCGATCTGGAGATCAATTTCGATTACAACTCCGACCGGATCAGCGCCAAGTCGCTGCCTTCGGTGCAGGCGCTCGGACGGGCGCTGGCAAACCCCGATTTGAAGGGATCGACCTTTATTCTTGCAGGCCATACCGATGCCGCGGGCGGCGACGCCTATAACCAGGACCTTTCGGAGCGACGGGCCGACTCGATCAAGCGTTACCTGGTCGAGAAAGCCAGCATTCCCGCTGCCGATCTCGTCGCCGTCGGCTATGGTAAAACCAAGTTGAAAGACCCTGCCAATCCGCTGGCGGAGGTGAATCGCCGAGTGCAGGTGGTCAATATGGAAAACAAGACGACCGCCGCGAAATAAATTCATGTACGCCCACCCGACGAAGGAGCGCCGAACCCGGCAATGAACCTGTTCCCCTATCTCAAGCCAGCCCTGGCGGCCGTATTTTTCATTGTCCTTGGGGCGGGATGGTACTGGTTCGAGCACCGTTCCCACTCGGAGGCAAAGGAAACGGCAAGCAATGCGCTTGTCGTCGTCACGAAATCCACCAATGCGTGCTTTTCCGATCTGGTGCGGGTGACCGGATTTGCGGTGCCGCGGCGCGAAGCGGTGGTCTCGGCCGATCAGGAAGGCTCAAAGGTCGCCGACGTGCTGGTCCGTGAGGGCGAGACGGTCGCCGAAAACCAGGAACTGGTGCGGCTCATCCCGCCGCCGACATCAGCCAATTCGCAGCGCACGCCGATATCGCTGCGCGCGCCGGCCGCCGGCCTTGTCACCCAGGTCAACACCATCGTTGGCGCTCCCGCTTCGCCGCAGGCAGGACCGATGTTCCGTATTGCCGTCAACAATGAGATCGATCTCGACGCCGAAGTGCCTGCCGTTCACATGATGAAGCTCAACCCCGGCGCTACTGTGCGGATCAGCCGTGACAATGGCCCCGACATCGTCGGCCGTCTGAGGCTGGTCGTGCCGCAAATCGATCGCAACACCCAGCTTGGCCACGTCCGCATCACCTTGACCGGAAATCCTGCGATCAAGATCGGCATGTTCGCCCAGGCCAGCATCGACGCCAGACGCAGCTGCGGTGTTGCGGTTCCGCGCACCGCGATCGACCACCTCACGGTTCAGGTGGTCAAGGGAAATATCGTGGAGACGCGCAAGGTCAAAGTCGGGCTCGTGTCCGACACCTCGATCGAAATTCTGGAAGGCCTCGACGTCGGCGAAACCGTCGTGGCCGACGCCGGCTCTTCGCTGCATGATGGCGACCAGATCAGAACGATGTTCGCCGAAGACCTCGATCGGACGCGGGTGCGCTGATGGCTCTCAATATCTCGGCATGGTCGATCCGCCATCCGCTTCCTTCCGTCGTCTTTTCCATCATCCTCCTGGTGCTGGGCTGGATCAGCTTCACCAAGCTCGCGGTGACGCGGCTGCCGAGCGCCGATA comes from the Bradyrhizobium erythrophlei genome and includes:
- a CDS encoding FAD-dependent oxidoreductase, with the translated sequence MTHGNTQADIGARTRFGFQRHADQDRAGTDIAMHPVVVVGAGPVGLSLAIDLAQRGQPVVLLDDADRIGEGSRAICFSKRSLEFWDRLGVGQRMVDKGVVWQIGKIFHGPSLLYQFDLLPEWGHKRPAFINLQQFYAEAYLVDRVLELPGISLRWRNRVIGLEQRNDHVVVSIETPEGVYRIGASYVVACDGARSSLRQMVGADFAGQVFEDQFLIADVKMTAEFPTERWFWFDPPFHAGRSALLHKQPDDVWRIDLQLDRSADPVAEKRPENVRPRIARMLGHDQFEFEWISLYKFQCRRMARFVHGRVIFAGDAAHQVSPFGARGANSGLEDAENLGWKLDRVLRRTSPETLLESYHVERSQAADENIRESTRSTDFMAPNSPYEARLRKAVLSLAKETEFGKRMVNAGRLSVPSTYDSPLSTPDVDAWRGGVRPGASMRDAPIATAESGLEYLTDAFKAVGGGFTILEFANGAVADWPDGVGVVRIGGIFDAIETFLARYDAEPGTAYLLRPDGYVAARFRRPTRNAIDAALKRASGNS
- a CDS encoding MarR family winged helix-turn-helix transcriptional regulator → MPFRLNRLAAEVSNALSIEYRERYGLDIPEWRVLATIGFCEGPCTARYISHCTRTHKSTISRAVTTLLRRRIIERVANVNDRREFALQLTPKGRALYKELIPRLLRKEQQILSCLSAQDRKKFAAALGKIEGYLGLVQTIEEAGKTGTY
- a CDS encoding RidA family protein, with translation MITRFPGLTPTRSRAVVHDDLVLTVAVAPDPVTPSMYEQTQKALARIDEGLALCGSGKGKILSAIVYINGMALKSEMNRAWDEWVDRANPPMRACIGVELEPPHIVEIVVTAVK
- a CDS encoding N-acyl homoserine lactonase family protein — encoded protein: METTYEIYALRYATMSPRTPNMNYITPDPHETAASDLDYFVWLVRGGGRNILVDTGFNAEEAAARSRKLTLNPAEALKRFGVSPEAIGDVIVTHLHYDHAGNLDLFPKARFHLQEREMSYATGRCMCFGALRHPFSVEHVTLMVRHVYGERVTFHAGEGEVAPGVTVHHVGGHSDGLQVVRVATARGPVVLASDAAHFYGNLHRRSPFPIVYNIGDMCTGWETAERLAGHPDRIIPGHDPLVAEIYPRASDKTDAFALHQAPSRSFAK
- a CDS encoding caspase family protein; this encodes MTIRLSLLALLAFSLAPMVPSAAIAADRFALVIGNAKYPDADAPLKEPVSDARSVADELKRDGFTVETGENLTGEGMHKALERLYGHIKPGNVALIFFSGFGIQSNRQSFMIPVDAQIWTEADVRRDGISLETVLGEFNNRGAGVKIALIDASRRNPYERRFRSFSAGLAPVIAPNGSLVMYSAALSSVMSDNGGDHSLFVQELLKEIRVPDLMAEETLNRTRVGVTRASRSEQVPWISSSLAEDFSFIPGAKSAVAALPQQPAADPTPPSPPPPASPPPAAQPAAPRVDPPAPPKAETPILPPPDKPAVATLPSNDPPPRPPSPSLADDPTIKSLTAKLVENPDDAGALYRRGQVYASKGAYDLAIKDFGDTIRLNPKDVEAYNNRCWVRAVTGELQAALRDCNEALRLRPNFVDALDSRGLVNLKSGLSKNAIADFDAALKINPRLTSSLYGRGLARQRSGAASDGEVDINNAKAMDPNIVKEFADYGVR
- a CDS encoding OmpA family protein; protein product: MSLSPAKRVSVAILSLFALAIAFSFHAAGAEEATEDQILRALSPAKPQALTRSLSMGPPAQDNPAATEAESKLVQSLHNRPSRSLSMGEREQIAAIVKDKPKIDLEINFDYNSDRISAKSLPSVQALGRALANPDLKGSTFILAGHTDAAGGDAYNQDLSERRADSIKRYLVEKASIPAADLVAVGYGKTKLKDPANPLAEVNRRVQVVNMENKTTAAK
- a CDS encoding efflux RND transporter periplasmic adaptor subunit yields the protein MNLFPYLKPALAAVFFIVLGAGWYWFEHRSHSEAKETASNALVVVTKSTNACFSDLVRVTGFAVPRREAVVSADQEGSKVADVLVREGETVAENQELVRLIPPPTSANSQRTPISLRAPAAGLVTQVNTIVGAPASPQAGPMFRIAVNNEIDLDAEVPAVHMMKLNPGATVRISRDNGPDIVGRLRLVVPQIDRNTQLGHVRITLTGNPAIKIGMFAQASIDARRSCGVAVPRTAIDHLTVQVVKGNIVETRKVKVGLVSDTSIEILEGLDVGETVVADAGSSLHDGDQIRTMFAEDLDRTRVR